One Paraburkholderia phytofirmans OLGA172 genomic window carries:
- a CDS encoding DUF4212 domain-containing protein: protein MAAPHPTSHATLNPAPEPPAVSAAMARAHQEYWRFNLALIATLMTVGFVVSFVLPLFAPALEQVRFIGFRLPFYFGAQGAILIYVALIVVYIVLMQRADRRLQRAFDADASASSASSASNASNASSASANSTAPAARGS, encoded by the coding sequence ATGGCTGCGCCGCACCCCACCTCTCACGCTACACTCAATCCCGCGCCCGAACCCCCTGCGGTCTCGGCAGCGATGGCGCGCGCGCATCAGGAGTACTGGCGCTTCAATCTTGCGTTGATCGCGACGCTGATGACGGTGGGCTTCGTGGTGTCGTTCGTTTTGCCGCTGTTCGCGCCGGCGTTGGAGCAGGTGCGCTTCATCGGTTTCAGATTGCCGTTCTACTTCGGTGCGCAAGGGGCGATTCTGATCTACGTCGCGTTGATCGTCGTTTATATCGTGCTGATGCAGCGCGCCGATCGCCGTCTGCAACGCGCTTTCGATGCGGATGCTAGTGCCAGCAGTGCCAGCAGTGCCAGCAATGCCAGCAATGCCAGCAGCGCCAGTGCCAATTCCACCGCACCCGCTGCGCGCGGAAGCTGA
- the acs gene encoding acetate--CoA ligase, which produces MSAIESVLQERRVFPPSAEAAAGATISGMDAYRALAAEAERDYEGFWGRLARETLSWNKPFTKVLDESKAPFYTWFEDGLLNASYNSIDRHVEAGNGERVAIIFEADDGTVTNVTYNDLLQRVSRFANALKKRGVKKGDRVVIYMPMSIEGIVAMQACARIGATHSVVFGGFSSKSLNERLVDVGAVALVTSDEQMRGGKALPLKNIADEALAMGGCDAVKSVIVYQRTGGKIAWNDSRDLWMHELAQAESDQCAPEWVGAEHPLFILYTSGSTGKPKGVQHSTGGYLLWAAQTLKWTFDWRPTDVFWCTADIGWITGHSYITYGPLTLGGTQVVFEGVPTYPNAGRFWDMIAKHKVSLFYTAPTAIRSLIKAAEADQKVHPKSYDLSTLRIIGTVGEPINPEAWVWYHENVGGGRCPIVDTWWQTETGGHMITPLPGATPLVPGSCTLPLPGIMAAVVDETGQDVPNGQGGILVIKRPWPSMLRNVWGDPERYQKSYFPEELGGKLYLAGDGAVRDKETGYFTIMGRIDDVLNVSGHRLGTMEIESALVSNPIVAEAAVVGRPDATTGEAVCAFVVLKRARPEGEEAVKLANELRNWVAKEIGPIAKPKDIRFGENLPKTRSGKIMRRLLRSLAKGEEITQDVSTLENPAILDQLGESL; this is translated from the coding sequence ATGTCTGCGATTGAATCGGTTCTTCAGGAACGCCGTGTTTTCCCGCCCTCCGCTGAAGCAGCGGCTGGCGCGACTATCTCCGGTATGGACGCATACCGGGCGCTTGCCGCCGAAGCGGAGCGCGATTACGAGGGTTTCTGGGGGCGCCTCGCTCGCGAGACGCTAAGCTGGAACAAGCCCTTCACCAAGGTGCTCGACGAATCGAAGGCGCCGTTCTACACGTGGTTCGAAGACGGCCTGCTGAACGCGTCGTATAACAGCATCGACCGTCATGTCGAAGCCGGCAATGGCGAGCGCGTTGCGATCATCTTCGAAGCGGACGACGGCACCGTCACCAACGTCACCTATAACGACCTGCTGCAACGCGTGTCGCGCTTTGCGAACGCGCTGAAAAAACGCGGCGTGAAGAAGGGCGATCGCGTCGTGATTTACATGCCGATGTCGATCGAAGGCATCGTCGCGATGCAGGCGTGCGCGCGGATCGGCGCCACGCATTCGGTGGTGTTCGGCGGCTTTTCGTCGAAGTCGCTCAACGAGCGCCTGGTGGATGTGGGCGCCGTCGCGCTCGTTACGTCCGACGAACAGATGCGCGGCGGCAAGGCATTGCCGCTGAAAAACATCGCCGACGAAGCCCTCGCCATGGGCGGCTGCGATGCGGTGAAGAGCGTGATCGTCTACCAGCGCACCGGCGGCAAGATCGCATGGAACGATAGCCGCGATCTGTGGATGCACGAACTCGCGCAGGCCGAATCGGATCAATGCGCGCCCGAGTGGGTCGGCGCCGAGCATCCGCTTTTCATCCTGTATACGTCGGGTTCGACCGGCAAGCCGAAGGGCGTGCAGCACAGCACCGGCGGCTATCTGCTGTGGGCCGCGCAGACGCTGAAGTGGACTTTCGACTGGAGGCCCACGGATGTGTTCTGGTGTACCGCCGACATCGGCTGGATCACCGGCCACAGCTACATTACGTATGGTCCGTTGACGCTCGGCGGCACTCAGGTCGTGTTCGAAGGCGTGCCGACCTATCCGAACGCCGGCCGCTTCTGGGACATGATCGCCAAGCACAAGGTCTCGCTGTTCTACACGGCGCCGACCGCGATCCGCTCGCTGATCAAGGCCGCGGAAGCGGACCAGAAAGTGCATCCGAAGAGCTACGACCTGTCGACGCTGCGCATCATCGGCACGGTCGGCGAGCCGATCAATCCGGAAGCGTGGGTGTGGTATCACGAGAACGTCGGCGGCGGCCGTTGCCCGATCGTCGATACGTGGTGGCAAACCGAAACCGGCGGCCACATGATCACGCCGCTGCCGGGCGCGACGCCTTTGGTGCCGGGCTCGTGCACGCTGCCGCTGCCAGGCATCATGGCGGCTGTGGTCGATGAAACCGGCCAGGACGTGCCCAACGGGCAGGGCGGCATTCTGGTGATCAAGCGCCCGTGGCCGTCGATGCTGCGCAATGTGTGGGGCGATCCGGAGCGCTACCAGAAGAGCTACTTCCCCGAAGAACTCGGCGGCAAGCTCTATCTCGCCGGCGACGGTGCGGTACGCGACAAGGAAACCGGCTACTTCACGATCATGGGCCGCATCGACGACGTGCTCAATGTGTCCGGCCACCGCCTCGGCACGATGGAGATCGAATCGGCGCTGGTGTCGAACCCGATCGTGGCTGAAGCGGCCGTGGTGGGCCGTCCCGATGCGACCACCGGCGAAGCCGTGTGCGCGTTCGTCGTGCTCAAGCGCGCGCGTCCTGAAGGCGAAGAAGCGGTGAAGCTCGCCAACGAACTGCGCAACTGGGTCGCCAAGGAGATCGGTCCGATCGCCAAGCCGAAGGACATCCGCTTCGGCGAGAATCTGCCGAAGACGCGTTCGGGCAAGATCATGCGCCGCCTGTTGCGCTCGCTCGCGAAGGGCGAAGAGATCACGCAGGACGTGTCCACGCTGGAGAACCCGGCAATTCTCGATCAGCTCGGCGAGTCGCTCTGA